Proteins from one Fragaria vesca subsp. vesca linkage group LG6, FraVesHawaii_1.0, whole genome shotgun sequence genomic window:
- the LOC101293997 gene encoding F-box/kelch-repeat protein At3g06240-like, with protein sequence MEDGHGMHMTVNDKREERFSLHIDDESFPHNPYLKLDFPHRCGGYYKHYFQIVASLNGIVCLVDPNRCILWNPSVNRVMELPFPFHYPDRAVLQRFGFGCDRITNDYKLVRLLYSGRKGHYVIPPVVETFTLSTNSWRRPAAPGPMYITVQHSSSSQAFASGAVHWVAHGPPEEGTFCNLILAFDTAKEVFHELPLPSCLAAKSNLNMTLAVLNGLLSLVPRNNGPVGDESYSDSVWIMK encoded by the coding sequence ATGGAAGATGGCCATGGGATGCATATGACAGTCAATGACAAGCGTGAAGAGCGCTTCTCTTTGCACATTGACGATGAATCTTTTCCCCACAATCCGTACTTGAAACTTGATTTCCCACATAGATGTGGGGGTTACTATAAGCATTACTTCCAAATAGTGGCCTCACTGAATGGAATAGTCTGCCTGGTCGATCCAAATCGCTGTATACTGTGGAACCCTTCAGTGAACAGAGTCATGGAGCTCCCGTTTCCATTTCATTATCCGGATCGTGCAGTCTTGCAACGTTTTGGGTTCGGCTGTGACCGAATTACGAATGACTACAAGCTGGTAAGACTACTCTACTCTGGAAGAAAAGGCCATTATGTGATTCCACCTGTGGTTGAGACTTTCACTCTTAGCACAAACTCATGGCGACGACCCGCAGCTCCTGGTCCTATGTATATCACTGTTCAACATTCATCATCATCACAGGCCTTTGCATCTGGTGCAGTCCACTGGGTTGCGCATGGTCCACCAGAAGAGGGCACTTTCTGCAATCTGATTCTAGCATTTGATACGGCTAAGGAGGTTTTTCACGAACTTCCTCTGCCCAGCTGTTTAGCAGCAAAATCAAACTTGAATATGACTCTCGCGGTGTTGAACGGGTTACTTTCTCTGGTCCCTCGCAATAATGGTCCGGTCGGCGACGAGTCTTACTCAGACTCCGTGTGGATCATGAAATAA
- the LOC101291936 gene encoding protein-lysine methyltransferase METTL21B-like: MKFTDSPVIELPVGDAVLSFQQDNGSLHVGTTVWPCSLVLVKFAERWAPPTTHPQNPYSDLLDFRAKRAVELGAGCGVAAMGLYLLGLTDVVITDIPAVMPALKRNLKRNKPVLGKNLKHAILHWNKADQIAALSPPYDVVVATDVVYIEETVGPLISTMEAMVKDDGVVLLGYQLRSPEAHKLFWEMCEGVFFIEKVPHQDLHPDYAYEETDVYILRKKKQEI, from the coding sequence ATGAAGTTCACAGACTCGCCGGTGATAGAGCTCCCCGTCGGCGACGCCGTCCTCTCCTTCCAACAAGACAACGGCTCCCTCCACGTCGGCACCACCGTCTGGCCCTGCTCCTTAGTCCTCGTCAAGTTCGCCGAGCGCTGGGCCCCGCCCACCACCCACCCCCAAAACCCCTACTCCGACCTCCTTGATTTCCGCGCGAAACGCGCCGTCGAGCTCGGCGCCGGATGCGGAGTCGCCGCCATGGGGCTCTACCTCCTCGGCCTCACCGACGTCGTCATCACCGACATCCCCGCCGTGATGCCGGCGCTGAAGCGGAACCTCAAGCGCAACAAGCCCGTCCTCGGCAAGAACCTCAAGCACGCGATTCTCCACTGGAACAAGGCCGACCAGATCGCCGCCCTCAGCCCTCCGTACGACGTCGTTGTGGCCACCGACGTGGTTTACATCGAGGAGACGGTGGGCCCGCTGATCTCGACCATGGAGGCGATGGTGAAGGACGACGGCGTCGTTTTGCTCGGCTACCAATTGAGGTCGCCGGAGGCGCATAAGCTGTTCTGGGAAATGTGTGAAGGGGTTTTTTTTATCGAGAAAGTTCCGCACCAGGATTTGCACCCTGATTATGCGTATGAGGAGACCGACGTCTATATCTTGCGCAAGAAGAAACAGGAAATCTGA
- the LOC101312943 gene encoding zinc finger protein MAGPIE-like — protein MLENINMAQHEEEAIDSNGFLQNPNPVAVLGSNPPPVKKKRNLPGNPDPEAEVIALSPKTLMATNRFLCEICGKGFQRDQNLQLHRRGHNLPWKLKQRTSKEPRKRVYVCPEKTCVHHHASRALGDLTGIKKHFCRKHGEKKWKCEKCSKRYAVQSDWKAHSKTCGTREYKCDCGTLFSRRDSFITHRAFCDALAEETARVNAVSNIHNNAMPSNINYHHYMGNNASSLLLGPPNMSQLQFSSIFKPISSNDTPDAMSQTSRSLSLWMGQGSNGTHEEMTANNHHHQHQLGSVSSSAGSIFGDPNNISVSCSEPPPPSDHYQLNWVLGSNNKLSPSNNAHHQDQLTITSMSSAANSLPSMYTHQMPSANMSATALLQKAAQIGATSTDKTSLLGSFGLKSNNNNSTSSASHQAVTQVQDGSKVCGLYGTAEDQGAHDHHLLQHMHQAKRRHIQSEEGAGGGQTRDFLGVGVQTICHSSPINGYWRV, from the exons ATGTTGGAGAACATCAATATGGCTCAACATGAAGAAGAAGCAATTGATTCAAATGGGTTTCTTCAAAATCCAAACCCAGTTGCTGTACTTGGATCCAATCCTCCTCCTGTCAAAAAGAAGAGAAACCTCCCAGGAAACCCAG ATCCTGAGGCAGAAGTAATAGCCTTGTCTCCAAAGACTCTGATGGCCACCAACAGATTCTTGTGTGAAATATGCGGTAAGGGATTTCAGAGAGACCAAAACCTACAGCTGCACCGCCGCGGACACAACCTTCCATGGAAGCTCAAGCAAAGAACAAGCAAAGAGCCGAGGAAGCGCGTCTACGTGTGCCCGGAAAAGACTTGTGTCCACCACCACGCGTCTAGGGCGCTCGGAGATCTGACCGGAATAAAGAAGCACTTCTGCCGCAAGCACGGCGAGAAGAAGTGGAAGTGTGAGAAATGCTCCAAGCGCTACGCGGTGCAGTCGGATTGGAAAGCTCACTCAAAGACCTGTGGCACCAGGGAGTACAAATGTGACTGTGGAACTCTATTTTCACG GCGTGATAGCTTCATCACACACCGAGCCTTCTGTGACGCCTTAGCTGAAGAAACAGCTAGAGTAAATGCAGTATCCAACATCCACAACAACGCAATGCCCAGCAATATCAATTATCATCACTACATGGGAAACAATGCGTCGTCACTACTACTAGGACCTCCTAACATGTCACAACTACAATTTTCTTCTATTTTCAAGCCAATCTCGAGCAATGATACCCCCGACGCCATGAGCCAAACAAGCCGGAGTCTATCTCTCTGGATGGGCCAAGGATCTAACGGCACCCACGAAGAAATGACTGCTAATAATCATCATCATCAGCATCAACTTGGGTCTGTGAGTTCATCAGCTGGTTCAATATTTGGTGATCCTAATAATATTAGTGTTTCGTGTTCAGAACCTCCTCCGCCTTCTGATCATTATCAACTGAATTGGGTTCTTGGAAGTAATAACAAGCTTTCTCCATCGAACAATGCTCATCATCAAGATCAGTTAACAATCACAAGCATGAGCAGTGCTGCTAACTCACTTCCTTCTATGTACACACATCAAATGCCTTCAGCAAACATGTCAGCTACGGCTTTGTTACAAAAGGCAGCCCAAATTGGGGCAACTTCAACTGACAAGACATCACTGCTTGGAAGTTTTGGATTGAAGAGCAACAACAACAATAGTACCAGTAGCGCTAGTCATCAAGCAGTGACTCAAGTTCAAGATGGGAGCAAAGTCTGTGGACTCTACGGCACTGCGGAGGACCAAGGTGCTCATGATCATCATCTACTGCAACACATGCATCAAGCGAAACGCCGCCACATACAGAGCGAAGAGGGCGCCGGAGGAGGGCAGACAAGGGATTTCCTTGGTGTTGGCGTGCAGACCATTTGCCACTCTTCACCAATCAATGGATATTGGCGGGTTTGA